Genomic DNA from Pseudomonas fluorescens:
GCCAGCGTGTTCGGCCTGTTCGAACGTGCAGGAATCGCCAACTCGATGGTCCGTCGCCAGCGCTGGTCGCGGTTCTTCATGGCACGGTTGAGCCGCGCCCTGCCCTTTTCAGTCACCGTCCACGGTCAACTGCCGCAACAGCCGATGCTGTGGGTCAGCAACCACGTGTCCTGGACCGACATCCCGTTGCTGGGCATGCTCACGCCGCTGTCGTTCCTGTCCAAGGCCGAAGTGCGCACCTGGCCGGTGGCCGGATGGCTGGCAGCCAAGGCCGGCAGCCTGTTTATCCGACGCGGTTCGGGTGACAGCCAGTTGATCCGCAAGCAAATGAGCCGTCACCTGGAACAGGCCCATCCGCTGCTGATGTTCCCGGAAGGCACCACCACCGATGGCCGCTCCTTGCGCACGTTCCACGGGCGCTTGCTGTCCGCCGCCATTGACGCCGATGTGGCGTTGCAACCGGTGGCGATCCGTTACCTGCGCAACGGTGAACCGGATTCACTGGCGCCGTTCATTGGCGATGATGATCTGCTGTCGCACTTGATGCGTTTGTTTGCCAATGATAGGGGTGAGGTGGAAATCCATCTGCTGGAACCGATTGCCTGCCACGGCCAGGAACGCGCAGCGCTGGCATTCCAGGCGCAGCAGGCGGTACACAAGGCGCTGTTCGGGGCGCTTCCAGAGAAACAGCAAGCGCCGATGCGACCTGCTGCGATTGC
This window encodes:
- a CDS encoding lysophospholipid acyltransferase family protein, producing the protein MSRLRVYARIARVLLVVALGLSMASVFGLFERAGIANSMVRRQRWSRFFMARLSRALPFSVTVHGQLPQQPMLWVSNHVSWTDIPLLGMLTPLSFLSKAEVRTWPVAGWLAAKAGSLFIRRGSGDSQLIRKQMSRHLEQAHPLLMFPEGTTTDGRSLRTFHGRLLSAAIDADVALQPVAIRYLRNGEPDSLAPFIGDDDLLSHLMRLFANDRGEVEIHLLEPIACHGQERAALAFQAQQAVHKALFGALPEKQQAPMRPAAIAA